One part of the Anaeromyxobacter sp. Fw109-5 genome encodes these proteins:
- the cysK gene encoding cysteine synthase A, with protein sequence MRIAEDITKLIGNTPLVRLNRVLDGAKATVAAKLEMWNPAGSVKDRIGVSMIEAAERDGKLKPDTILLEPTSGNTGIGLAFAAAAKGYKLVLTMPETMSVERRKLLAVFGAELVLTPGSEGMKGAIKRAEEMAAKDPRYLILQQFDNPANPDIHRRTTAEEIWKDTDGKVDILVCGTGTGGTVTGCAQVMKPRKPSLRIVAAEPADSPVISGGKPGPHKIQGWGPGFVPKVLDTKLLDEVVTVKNEDAGEMARRLCKEEGILAGISCGAAVWAAREIARRPENEGKLIVTVLPDTGERYLSTWLFEEAK encoded by the coding sequence ATGCGCATCGCCGAAGACATCACGAAGCTCATCGGCAACACGCCGCTCGTGCGGCTCAACCGCGTCCTCGACGGCGCCAAGGCCACCGTCGCGGCCAAGCTCGAGATGTGGAACCCCGCGGGCAGCGTGAAGGACCGGATCGGCGTCTCGATGATCGAGGCGGCCGAGCGCGACGGGAAGCTCAAGCCCGACACGATCCTCCTCGAGCCGACGAGCGGCAACACCGGGATCGGCCTCGCCTTCGCCGCGGCGGCCAAGGGCTACAAGCTCGTCCTGACCATGCCGGAGACCATGAGCGTCGAGCGGCGGAAGCTGCTCGCCGTCTTCGGCGCCGAGCTCGTGCTCACGCCGGGATCCGAGGGGATGAAGGGCGCGATCAAGCGCGCCGAGGAGATGGCCGCCAAGGATCCCCGCTACCTCATCCTCCAGCAGTTCGACAACCCCGCCAACCCGGACATCCACCGGCGCACGACCGCGGAGGAGATCTGGAAGGACACGGACGGCAAGGTGGACATCCTCGTCTGCGGCACGGGGACCGGGGGGACCGTCACCGGCTGCGCGCAGGTGATGAAGCCCCGCAAGCCGTCGCTGCGGATCGTCGCCGCCGAGCCCGCGGACTCGCCCGTGATCTCGGGCGGGAAGCCGGGGCCGCACAAGATCCAGGGCTGGGGTCCCGGCTTCGTCCCGAAGGTGCTCGACACCAAGCTCCTCGACGAGGTGGTGACGGTGAAGAACGAGGACGCGGGCGAGATGGCGCGCCGCCTCTGCAAGGAGGAGGGGATCCTCGCGGGCATCTCGTGCGGCGCGGCGGTGTGGGCGGCCCGCGAGATCGCCCGCCGGCCCGAGAACGAGGGTAAGCTCATCGTCACCGTCCTCCCGGACACGGGGGAGCGGTACCTCTCCACGTGGTTGTTCGAGGAGGCGAAGTGA